The genomic stretch TCACCGTGAGAAATCGAAGACCGGATTCAAAACCTTACCGGGCGCCTCAAACCCTGCGGTTATTTCAGCAGCCGGTCACGCAGCCTCGCCAGCGCGCGCGCGCGATGGCTCAACCGGTTCTTCACGTCCTTGCCCAGCACCGCAAACGATTCTTCATACCCATCCGGAACAAAAAGAGGATCGTACCCGAACCCGCCCTGCCCCTGAGGAGCGGAGCCGATGTGCCCTTCACATACGCCTTCGAACAATTCGGTTTGAAGCTCGGACGCGTTGGCGTCGCAGACGGGCGAAGCGCCCTCGGGCGCTTCCGGCAAAACCGGGGTCAGTGCAAGCACACAACGAAAACGCGCGGTTCTTTTCCCCAACGGAACGTCCTGCAACAGGCGAAGCAGCTTGGCGTTGTTGGCCGCGTCCGCCGCGTTATCCATCGACCCGCCCGCGTGCGGGGCAGTCGTCATCCCTTCGCCAAGCGCGGCAAAACGCGCTGAATGGACACCCGGCGCCCCGTTGAGCGCGTCCACCTCCAACCCGGAGTCATCCGCCAAAACGTAAGGCTCCATGGCTTCTGCTCCGAAATCGCTGTTCGAGCTGCGCGCCAGCCAGCACGCGAATTCCACCGACTTTTTTGTCGCGTTGCCGGCGAATGTCGAAGCGTCTTCGATGGTTCTCGGTGCGTTTGGAAAGTTGTTCAGCGTGAGGCATTGAAAGCGCCCGCCGAGAATCCCCCGGATTTCCTGGGCTTTGTGCGCGTTCCACGTCGCGATGAACAGAATGACCATGCCGCATACTGAACGACACCAAAGCGGAGTCACGCCAATTCACGCGGAATGAGGCGCTTCAGGAAGGATGACCCCGACCCGCAATTCTGCGTGAAGGAATTCCCGCGTCACGGGTTGGGCAGCCGGCCGACACGATAGAACCGCAGAAAATTCACATCGAACGCCTCACCGTAAAGCTCATTGCTCACGGAGGCGGTGTTGGTCGCAAGTGAAGTCCAGTTCGTCAGGTCGGGAGAGTTCTGGACGACATAATTCAATCCCGGGTTCGCGGT from Candidatus Angelobacter sp. encodes the following:
- a CDS encoding non-canonical purine NTP pyrophosphatase, which gives rise to MVILFIATWNAHKAQEIRGILGGRFQCLTLNNFPNAPRTIEDASTFAGNATKKSVEFACWLARSSNSDFGAEAMEPYVLADDSGLEVDALNGAPGVHSARFAALGEGMTTAPHAGGSMDNAADAANNAKLLRLLQDVPLGKRTARFRCVLALTPVLPEAPEGASPVCDANASELQTELFEGVCEGHIGSAPQGQGGFGYDPLFVPDGYEESFAVLGKDVKNRLSHRARALARLRDRLLK